One part of the Populus alba chromosome 18, ASM523922v2, whole genome shotgun sequence genome encodes these proteins:
- the LOC118056668 gene encoding suppressor of mec-8 and unc-52 protein homolog 2 gives MTSSKKHYKEKIARRKEEKPEESETPKYRDRAKERREDQNPDYEPTELGSFHAVAPPGTVDIRSVADSHQISIEKSKYLGGDVEHTHLVKGLDYALLNKVRSEIDKKPDSAEDVDGKSRASKEDQKILFRTATAKSVYQWIVKPQTIIKTNEMFLPGRMSFIFNMEGGYSHDIPTTLHRSKADCPVPEEMVTVSVDGSVLDRIAKIMSYLRLGSSGKVLKKKRKDKDAKGKISVVGNEYDEHDKPSKPSGGMLNNKTEREILPPPPPPPKNNLADSFEKQQPAVAREEENDIFVGHGIDYEVPGKDMSQSPLSEDMEESPRNKERLSYFSEPAYGPVPPSELSHEWQDPNGYDAVHAQALSTDYQGEWQNYQYAEQFTYPEQYAQQTMQAYDMQAASGIQPDPRFMTQEEKDRGLGSVFKRDDQRLQQLREKDAREKDPNFISDSYSECYPAYQHFTREVVDSDDEDDLSKMDMGGRAKGRLHRWDFDTEDEWAKYNEQKEAMPKAAFQFGVKMQDGRKTRKQNKDQKLNNELHQINKILAKKKMDKENGDGGHYDDDTPPGKKQRL, from the exons ATGACCTCTTCGAAAAAGCACTACAAGGAGAAAATTGCACGTCGCAA AGAGGAGAAGCCAGAGGAATCAGAAACACCGAAATATAGGGACCGAGCtaaggagagaagagaagatcAGAATCCCGATTATGAACCGACTGAATTAGGGTCATTTCACGCGGTTGCTCCACCGGGGACTGTTGATATCCGGTCAGTAGCTGATTCACATCAGATTTCTATCGAAAAGAGCAAGTACCTTGGAG GTGATGTGGAGCATACGCATTTGGTGAAAGGACTTGATTATGCTTTGCTTAATAAGGTGAGAAGTGAGATCGATAAGAAGCCGGATTCTGCAGAGGATGTTGATGGGAAGTCtag AGCATCCAAGGAAGaccaaaaaatattgtttcgcaCTGCAACTGCAAAG TCAGTCTACCAATGGATAGTCAAACCTCAAACCATTATCAAGACAAATGAGATGTTTCTTCCTGGTCGAATGTcgtttatttttaacatg GAGGGTGGATACTCTCACGATATTCCAACCACATTGCACAGAAGCAAAGCTGATTGTCCAGTGCCAGAG GAAATGGTTACCGTCAGTGTCGATGGATCTGTGCTTGATCGAATTGCTAAAATTATGTCATATCTTCGCCTCGGATCTTCTGGGAAGGTTctcaagaagaaaaggaaggataAAGACGCAAAAG GAAAGATTTCAGTTGTTGGCAATGAATATGATGAACATGATAAGCCTTCAAAACCTAGCGGTGGCATGTTGAACAATAAAACTGAAAGGGAGATTTTGccacctcctccaccacctccaAAAAACAATCTGGCTGATTCCTTTGAGAAGCAGCAACCTGCTGTTGCTAGGGAAGAAGAGAATGACATATTTGTTGGGCATGGCATTGACTATGAAGTTCCTGGAAAAGACATGAGCCAAAGCCCTCTTTCGGAGGACATGGAAGAATCTCCTCGAAACAAGGAAAGATTATCCTATTTCAGTGAACCAGCTTATGGTCCAGTGCCTCCCTCTGAGCTATCTCATGAATGGCAAGACCCA aATGGATATGATGCTGTCCATGCTCAAGCATTATCTACTGACTACCAAGGAGAGTGGCAGAACTATCAATATGCTGAGCAATTCACATATCCTGAACAGTACGCCCAGCAAACAATGCAAGCTTATGACATGCAAGCTGCTTCTGGTATTCAACCAGATCCACGCTTCATGACCCAGGAAGAGAAGGATCGGGGTTTAGGTTCTGTGTTTAAGCGGGATGATCAGAGGCTTCAACAGCTGAGGGAGAAAGATGCCAGAGAAAAAGATCCCAACTTCATTTCTGATAGTTATTCTGAATGTTATCCTGCATATCAACATTTTACTCGTGAGGTTGTTGAtagtgatgatgaagatgacTTGTCAAAAATGGACATGGGTGGTCGG GCAAAAGGTCGACTTCATCGATGGGACTTTGATACAGAAGACGAGTGGGCAAAATACAATGAGCAAAAGGAAGCAATGCCAAAGGCTGCATTCCAGTTTGGTGTCAAGATGCAAGATGGTCGGAAGACGAGAAAGCAAAACAAGGACCAGAAGCTTAATAATGAGTTGCACCAGATAAATAAGATACTagccaaaaagaaaatggataagGAGAATGGTGACGGCGGCCATTATGACGATGACACACCACCTGGGAAGAAGCAACGACTATGA